A region of the Kaistia geumhonensis genome:
AGAAGGCGACGACGCGGCCGGTGCGTGGCCGAAGCTCCGACCATTTGTGATGGTCGAAGTCGATGACGGCGAGCCCGGCGGTGGGGAATTTCTCGGCGATCTCGTCTCGCAGCGCCGGATTGCCGCTGCCGATCAGCTCGAGGGCGCATTCCTGGACCGACGGATTGTGGCCGATGAGGAGCAGCGTCTTCGCCGAACCGCCGAGCGCCGCGATCGAATCGGCATAGGCCTCCGGCGTGACTTCGTAGAGATCGCGCGTGATGCGGATCTCGAGATCGCCCGAGATGACCGGGAGCAGGCCGATCAGCGTCTCGCGCGTGCGTCGCGCCGAGGAGCAGAGGATTCGGTCAGGCAGGAGGCGATGGGTCGCGAGATGCTCGCCGATCATCGTCGCCGCCCGTCGGCCGCGCGGCGCGAGGGGACGGTCGAAGTCGGCTGCGCCGGGAACGTCCCAGGCGGATTTCGCATGGCGAAGCATCAGAAGGCGCATCATCGTGCCCGATCGATCCCGCAGAGGCAGTGCCGTCCCTCGCAAGGGCGGACGAGCGGCGCTCCTAGCACGAAACGGCGTCGCGGTCGAACGCGCGCGGGAGCACCAGCCGGCAGGCCGTGCGCATCGATCCCGCATTGCAACAGATCGATCAAATGCGAGGCTTTCGGCTGACCGTGGATTAAGGAATGGCTCCTTAGCGTCGATGTCGGGACGGGCGGTGAGTCGGAAGCCGCGCGGGACCGCCTACGAAGACCCGGGAGAGTGATCCATGGCGCTGAAACTCGAACTCAAGGCGGGGGAACGGGTGATGCTCGGCGACGTGGTGATCGTCAATCAGGGTGGGCGCACCCGGCTGACGATCGAGGGAGACACGCCGGTGCTTCGCGAGCGCGACCTGCTGCCGCCCGGCGCCGGGACCTCGCTGGCGCGTCGGCTCTATCTCGCCATGCAGTCGCTGCATCTCGCGCGCGATGGCGGCGCCTCGTTCAGGCTGGAGATCGCCCGTCTCGCCGGAGAAATCGTCAGCGAGGCGCCGGAGTGGCGTCCGCTGATCGATGCCATCGACCATGCGATCCGGAACGGGCATACCTATCGGGCGCTGCGCGAGGCGCAGCGGCTCGTCCTCGCCGAAAGCACCGGAGCGCTCGCCGCGACGGGCTGAGACGCCGACCCGTCAGCGGCGGGCGTTGGCGGCGAGCCGCTGCGGCACCGCTCGCCCCAGCCGGTCGGCGCGCGGGAAGGGGACCGGATCGGCGCTGCCGATCTTCGCCGGACGCGGCGGCTCCGCAGCGGCCCTCGCAGCGGCGAGCGCGGCCATGTCGATCTGGAGCACCGAAACGAACTCCTCATGCAGGCGCCGCAGGCGGTCGACGGCGTCGGGGGCGAGGATCTCGAGTTCGTGGCCGATGCCGCGGAGCAGCTCGAGATCGCGGATATAGGCGGCCGCGAACTCGTTCTGCCGGGCCGAGACCGCCGCCGCCGCGACATGCTTGCCGGCTCGGAGCAGCGCGCTCTCCGCCTCGACCAGCTGGAGCAGCGCCTCCATGGTCGATTCGATGGTACCGCAGATTTCGACTGCCGATTCGCGGCTTTCCACCGCGAGTTGCGAGGGGAACGTGGTGGCAAGGGCATGCATGGGCAACGGCGCTCCAGCGTCCGCGGTCCGCCGAGGCGCGGACCGGCGACTGCCATTAGGCACTTGTCATCCTTAACAAAGCCTTTGCCCGTTCGGTCCGGTCTGGCTGAAGCTTCGCCTCGCCGGCTCCGGCCCGCCATAGAGACCACTTCAAAAAACCAAAGATTTCTCAGGATGTTAGGCGGCAATCCTTCGGCGCCGTCGAGGGCGAATGGCCTGCCTGCCATATGACTTTTGCCGGTGTTGTCCTCGGACCGGCACATGGCTATATTCCGCGCCTCGAAAGCCACCGAGCCAGGGGTTGTTCATGACGGCAGACAGCCTTGAAGAGTATCGGCCCTCTGAGGCCGAGCCCTTCATGAACGAACGGCAGAGGGAGTACTTCCGCAGGAAGCTCCTTGCCTGGAAAGAGGATATCCTCAAGGAGTCGCGCGAGACTCTCCAGCATCTGCAGGACGAAAATCAGAACCACCCGGACCTCGCCGATCGCGCATCGTCGGAAACCGACCGGGCCATCGAACTCAGGGCGCGCGACAGGCAGCGCAAGCTCATCTCGAAGATCGACGCCGCGCTCCAGCGGATCGAGGATGGCAGCTACGGTTTCTGCGAGGAAACGGGCGAACCCATCAGCCTGAAGCGTCTCGACGCCCGTCCCATCGCCACGCTGTCGATCGAGGCGCAGGAGCGTCACGAGCGTCGCGAGCGAGTCTATCGGGACGACTAGCCGGCGAAGCCGCGGCCCCTTCGGCGCGGGTGGAACAAAAAAGGCGCTGTCCGAGACAGCGCCTTTTTTGTTGTCGTTGCTGGAAAGCTCAGTTCCGGCGCGTACCGGAGATTTCGCCAAGAAGGCGCGCCATCTCCTTCTCGAGATCATCGACGGCTGCGCCGCGTCCGCGCTGGGCAGCCGCTTCATTCTCTCCCTCTACCGGCGCTTCGTCGGCCATCGGCGGCTCGACGCTCGGCGTGGGCTCACGCGAAGCCCGCATCGGTCGGCCCGGGTCGCTCGCGTTGTTGGGGTCGATGTCGAAGATCGGCTCGAAGCGGAGCGGACGGTCGGCATCCGCCACCGGGGCGCCGAAGGGCTCGTCGCCCAGCGTCGGCGGCACGACCGGCGGTGCCGGCGGGAACATCGGCCGCTGCGGCGCGCGAACCGGCTCCGGGGCGGGCTCCGGCGCGGCGGGTTCGGCGCGCTCCTCGATTGCCGGCGGGCGCGGCGCGACCGGCGTGGCGCGACCGAATCCGCGGCTGGCCGGCTCAGCGGTGCGCGGCTCAGGGCGAACTTCCGCGGGTGCCGGTTCCGGCGTCGACGCACGGCCGCGAGAGCCAGTCAGGAATGAAGTGAGCGGGCGGGACGGGCGCGGAGGCGGCGGGGGCCGAACAGGCTCCGGCGCCCGCTCGGGCGCGGCAGCTGCCGGCTCGATGGCGGTCGGAGCGTCGCTCTCCTGGCCGGTGGAGCCCGTGTTCTCCTCGAACGTCTCCCGCTCCACGACGGCTTCCTGCTCCATCGCGGCTTGGGGCTCGGGCGCGCGTTCGGCCACGACTTCGACCACGGGCGCCATCTCGGCCGGCGGCGCGACAGGGCGCTGCTCCCGGATCACAGGGCGGCGGCGATCGACCGGCGCCGCGCGGTAGGCCGGCGGCTCCTCGACGACGGCGGCGACCTCGACGATCTCCGCGACCACGGCTTCCGAGCGCGGCGGCTCGGGCGCTTCGGCCGGAGACGGCCGCGACTCGGCCAGAGGGCGCGATTCCGGCGCGGCCTGATAGGTCGCCTCGTCCGGCGGGGTGGACCGCGCAACCGGCATCGTGCCGGCGCGGGCCGCCGCTTCGGCGCGGCGCTGCGCGGCCGATGGACGGTGGATGGCACCCTCGACGACGATGTCGGTGGCGCCGCCTATGAGGATCAGATGCTCGACATTGTCGCGGCGCACGAGCACGAGGCGGCGCTTCTGGTCGACCGGAAGCGCATCGAGAATGCTCAGTCGCGGCTGCCGGCTACGGATGGCCGTGCCGCCCATGGTGCCGCCAGTCAGCGTCCTGATCAGCCAGAACACGACCAGAATGATGATCGCCAGCACGGCGAGGGTGATCGCGAATTGCGCGATCAGGGCGCCGGTCGAGCCGAAGATCGGTTCGAGATAGTCACGCATCCCGTTCTCCTGCTGTACCGGCGGGCCGGTACAGGTGAATTCGAAGCCTCAAGAGCTGAAGCACTCTTCGCCCATGCGGGCAGACCATCTAGGCGTTTTCGTGCCCACACATCCAGTTGGCAAGGGGCAGCGGCCACGAATCGGCGTATCAATGCCGAAAAGCCGTTAGGAATTCACTAACCATCCGGTGACCAATCTGGCTCGAATCATGCGCGAATCGCCCGTTCGAGCCGTCTTCCGAGAGTCCGCGATCGTGCTCCTCCGACCGCAATCCATGTCTTCACGAGAGGTTCCCGCCTGCTCGACGATCCTTCGGCCAACCGCCCGGCCCGCCATGCCCGGCGGGCGGCGATGACGACGGGGGCCGGCGTGACGGGGGCGCGCCCGCCGGTGATCGATCGAGGCGGACGGACGGCCGGGATCGGCCGGCTCGTCGTGCTCGCGATCGTGCTGGTCGCCGTGGCGGCCGCCGGCGCGATCCTGCCGGCGGAATCGGCCCAGCCCTTCATCTTCGCGGTGCTCGGCATCCTCGCGGTTGTCGGCGTCTTCACCCTGTTCGCAGGCGCGATCGGTCTGCTGCGATTCGGCTCGGCGGCGCCGCGCGACGATCTCGCCCGCGCCTTCATGGGCTCGATGGCCGAGGGGATCCTGGTGACCGACCGGGAGGGCCGCATCCTCTACGCGAACGGGGCCTATGCCGATCTGATCGGCGCCGACGACGAAACCGATGTCCGGATCATCGAGCGCGTCTTCTCGGGCGATCAGGCGGCGAGCGAGGCCATCTACCGTCTCACGCAATCGGTCCGCCACAATCGCTCGGCGCAGGAAGAGGTGCGGATGCCGTCGGCCCTCGGCGGCACCGGCCCCGGGGGGCCCCGCTGGTATCGCATCACGGCGCGACCGATCGAGACCAGCGATCAGTTCCTGACGGCCTGGCGGCTCGCCGACATCTCGGGCGAGCGCGAGCAGCAGGAGACGGTGTTCCAGGATCTCCAGCACGCAATCGATTATCTCGACCATGCGCCGGCCGGATTCCTCTCCGCTGAGCCCGACGGGCGTATCGTCTATCTGAACGCGACGCTCGCCGAGTGGCTCGGCATCGATCTCGGCGCCTTCAAGCCAGGCGCGATCTCGCTCGGCGACATCGTGCGCGGCGACGGGGCGGCGCTGCTTTCGGGCGGTACCGCCCGGCCGGGCGGCAGCGAGACCGCGGTGATCGACCTCGATCTCGTGAAGAAGAACGGCCAGAGCCTGCCTGTGCGGGTGCTGCACCGTGTGCCCTATGCGCATGACGGCGCGCCGGGTGCGACGCGCACCATCG
Encoded here:
- a CDS encoding SixA phosphatase family protein; protein product: MMRLLMLRHAKSAWDVPGAADFDRPLAPRGRRAATMIGEHLATHRLLPDRILCSSARRTRETLIGLLPVISGDLEIRITRDLYEVTPEAYADSIAALGGSAKTLLLIGHNPSVQECALELIGSGNPALRDEIAEKFPTAGLAVIDFDHHKWSELRPRTGRVVAFFRPRELEVVGSEPPSDDE
- a CDS encoding flagellar biosynthetic protein FliO → MRDYLEPIFGSTGALIAQFAITLAVLAIIILVVFWLIRTLTGGTMGGTAIRSRQPRLSILDALPVDQKRRLVLVRRDNVEHLILIGGATDIVVEGAIHRPSAAQRRAEAAARAGTMPVARSTPPDEATYQAAPESRPLAESRPSPAEAPEPPRSEAVVAEIVEVAAVVEEPPAYRAAPVDRRRPVIREQRPVAPPAEMAPVVEVVAERAPEPQAAMEQEAVVERETFEENTGSTGQESDAPTAIEPAAAAPERAPEPVRPPPPPRPSRPLTSFLTGSRGRASTPEPAPAEVRPEPRTAEPASRGFGRATPVAPRPPAIEERAEPAAPEPAPEPVRAPQRPMFPPAPPVVPPTLGDEPFGAPVADADRPLRFEPIFDIDPNNASDPGRPMRASREPTPSVEPPMADEAPVEGENEAAAQRGRGAAVDDLEKEMARLLGEISGTRRN
- the dksA gene encoding RNA polymerase-binding protein DksA, translating into MTADSLEEYRPSEAEPFMNERQREYFRRKLLAWKEDILKESRETLQHLQDENQNHPDLADRASSETDRAIELRARDRQRKLISKIDAALQRIEDGSYGFCEETGEPISLKRLDARPIATLSIEAQERHERRERVYRDD
- a CDS encoding flagellar biosynthesis repressor FlbT: MALKLELKAGERVMLGDVVIVNQGGRTRLTIEGDTPVLRERDLLPPGAGTSLARRLYLAMQSLHLARDGGASFRLEIARLAGEIVSEAPEWRPLIDAIDHAIRNGHTYRALREAQRLVLAESTGALAATG